One genomic window of Micromonospora sp. WMMD1128 includes the following:
- a CDS encoding HAMP domain-containing sensor histidine kinase yields MRGRLTLLVAAVGVLVMIAFLVPLAVLVRTVAADRATARATADVQRLVAVVGTAAPETVGLTVDQLATDTGREVSVYLADGTVLGARAPRTPAVALAARGQSLTVESDAGREVVVAVQGRPEGTGVIRTVVPPAELTAGVTRAWLVLALLGALLVLVGLVVADRLAGTLVRPISALSAVSHRLANAELDARVEPAGPAELREVAGALNHLAERIQVLLREEREQVADLSHRLRTPLTALRLEAESLRDRDDAARLTAAVDGLERAVTGVIRQARWRSTAVAGGSCDAAAVVGERVTFWSVLAEDTGRVVTLDLAPGPLPVRLGGDELAAAVDALLGNVFAHTPDGTPFTVRLAAEDDEAALTVADRGPGLPPGPVRRGASRAGSTGLGLDIAERAARAGGGRLELSTNAGGGARVVLRLDVARPH; encoded by the coding sequence GTGAGGGGCCGGTTGACCCTCCTGGTCGCGGCCGTCGGGGTGCTCGTCATGATCGCGTTCCTGGTGCCGCTCGCGGTGCTGGTGCGTACCGTCGCCGCGGACCGCGCGACCGCCCGGGCCACCGCCGACGTGCAGCGCCTGGTCGCGGTCGTCGGCACGGCCGCACCGGAGACCGTCGGGCTGACCGTGGACCAGCTCGCCACCGACACCGGCCGTGAGGTGAGCGTCTACCTCGCCGACGGAACCGTGCTCGGCGCGCGGGCGCCGCGCACCCCGGCGGTCGCGCTGGCCGCCCGGGGGCAGAGCCTGACCGTCGAGTCCGACGCCGGGCGGGAGGTGGTCGTCGCGGTGCAGGGTCGCCCGGAGGGGACCGGCGTCATTCGTACCGTCGTCCCCCCGGCCGAGCTGACCGCCGGCGTGACCCGCGCCTGGCTGGTCCTGGCGCTGCTCGGCGCGTTGCTCGTGCTTGTCGGCCTCGTGGTCGCCGACCGGCTGGCCGGCACCCTGGTCCGGCCGATCTCGGCGCTGTCCGCCGTCTCCCACCGGCTCGCGAACGCCGAACTCGACGCCCGCGTCGAACCGGCCGGGCCGGCCGAGCTGCGGGAGGTCGCCGGCGCGTTGAACCACCTCGCCGAACGGATCCAGGTGCTGCTGCGCGAGGAACGCGAGCAGGTGGCCGACCTGTCGCACCGCTTGCGTACCCCGTTGACAGCGTTGCGGCTGGAGGCCGAGTCGTTGCGGGACCGCGACGACGCCGCCCGCCTGACCGCCGCGGTCGACGGCCTGGAACGGGCCGTGACCGGCGTGATCCGGCAGGCCCGGTGGCGCAGCACGGCGGTGGCCGGGGGCAGCTGCGACGCGGCGGCCGTGGTCGGCGAACGGGTGACGTTCTGGTCGGTGCTCGCGGAGGACACCGGCCGGGTCGTGACGCTCGACCTCGCTCCCGGCCCGCTGCCGGTGCGGCTGGGCGGTGACGAGCTGGCCGCCGCCGTGGACGCGCTGCTGGGCAACGTGTTCGCCCACACGCCCGACGGCACCCCGTTCACGGTGCGGCTCGCGGCGGAGGATGACGAGGCGGCGCTGACCGTGGCCGACCGCGGCCCGGGGCTGCCGCCCGGCCCGGTGCGGCGGGGGGCCAGCCGGGCCGGGTCGACCGGGCTCGGCCTGGACATCGCCGAGCGGGCCGCCCGTGCGGGCGGCGGCCGGCTGGAGCTGTCGACGAACGCGGGCGGCGGGGCCCGGGTGGTGCTCCGGCTGGACGTCGCGCGTCCGCACTGA
- a CDS encoding aquaporin, translating to MDDPRRYAAEFIGSLLLIFFGVGSAVFARVQGGVVVVALAFGFTMLALVYAMGPLSGSHINPAVTLGVLLSGKISPLGAVAYWIAQFAGATVAAFVIWALTRWGDVVDQTGALGTNGYGAHINLGGAAVLETVLTFLFVLVVLVVTGRGEHAAFAGVPIGLALAAAHLVGLTLDGTSVNPARSFGPALFQGGSALRQLWVFIVFPLLGGALAALVAPLVLRPGAGGRGAAERVVTPRP from the coding sequence ATGGACGACCCACGCAGGTACGCCGCCGAGTTCATCGGCTCGCTGCTGCTGATCTTCTTCGGCGTGGGCAGCGCCGTCTTCGCCCGGGTCCAGGGTGGTGTGGTGGTCGTGGCCCTGGCCTTCGGCTTCACCATGCTGGCGCTCGTCTACGCGATGGGACCGCTCTCCGGCAGCCACATCAACCCGGCGGTGACGCTCGGCGTGCTGCTCTCCGGGAAGATCTCCCCGCTGGGCGCGGTGGCGTACTGGATCGCGCAGTTCGCCGGCGCGACGGTGGCCGCGTTCGTGATCTGGGCCCTCACCCGATGGGGTGACGTGGTCGACCAGACCGGCGCGCTCGGCACCAACGGGTACGGCGCGCACATCAACCTGGGTGGCGCCGCCGTGCTGGAGACGGTGCTGACGTTCCTGTTCGTCCTAGTGGTGCTGGTGGTGACCGGTCGCGGCGAACACGCCGCGTTCGCCGGGGTGCCGATCGGTCTCGCCCTGGCCGCCGCACACCTGGTCGGGCTCACCCTGGACGGCACCTCGGTCAACCCGGCGCGGTCGTTCGGCCCGGCCCTGTTCCAGGGCGGCAGCGCGCTGCGCCAGCTCTGGGTGTTCATCGTCTTCCCGCTGCTCGGTGGCGCGCTTGCCGCCCTGGTCGCGCCGCTGGTCCTGCGCCCGGGGGCGGGCGGGCGTGGCGCGGCGGAACGGGTGGTCACTCCACGCCCCTGA
- a CDS encoding cellulose binding domain-containing protein: protein MTPQSRLRSAAALAAAATALLVAGQLPALAVDDPPAPVTGNATHFDGLGSPYGGCGLPQSELDAPDFVALNVYDMPGDYTSYPVRPLPPAQADRIGLWNNGLNCGRFVQVTIGDRCTGTNDGAPGQPFCRNGSWVADGYNGATLTMVVADSCGDGNAWCRDDRNHLDLSTGALNRFARDGVPVGDLYPNHWNNRRVSWSFVPAPGYSGDIRIAFLRGAQRYWPAIAVSHLANGIHGVEYLSGGVWRAATMNSDMGQAYVLGADGTDFQIRVRDVTGALINGGRVYRFSLPSSCGGTCSAAYTPVAYTTSDGSTGSPTASPSPTVSPSPTVSPSPTISPSPTVSPSPTPTGTPPSGTGCAATWTVTGAWAGGFQAEVTVRNTGTSAATGWSSEVVFAGGQRLVNAWNAAATQTGARVTATNAAWNGALPAGGSTSWGLVASGDNQAPSELRCTLR, encoded by the coding sequence ATGACCCCGCAGTCCCGCCTCCGGTCCGCCGCGGCCCTGGCCGCCGCCGCGACCGCGTTGCTCGTCGCCGGTCAACTGCCCGCGCTCGCGGTCGACGACCCACCCGCGCCGGTGACCGGCAACGCCACCCACTTCGACGGACTCGGCTCCCCGTACGGCGGCTGCGGCCTGCCGCAGTCCGAACTGGACGCGCCGGACTTCGTCGCGCTCAACGTCTATGACATGCCCGGCGACTACACGTCCTATCCGGTCCGGCCGCTGCCGCCGGCGCAGGCGGACCGGATCGGGCTGTGGAACAACGGACTCAACTGCGGCCGGTTCGTCCAGGTGACCATCGGCGACCGCTGCACCGGCACCAACGACGGCGCGCCGGGGCAACCGTTCTGCCGCAACGGATCCTGGGTCGCCGACGGCTACAACGGGGCGACCCTGACCATGGTGGTTGCCGACTCCTGCGGCGACGGCAACGCCTGGTGCCGGGACGACCGCAACCACCTGGACCTGTCCACCGGCGCCCTGAACCGCTTCGCCCGCGACGGCGTCCCGGTCGGTGACCTCTATCCGAACCACTGGAACAACCGCCGGGTCTCCTGGTCGTTCGTGCCGGCGCCCGGCTACTCCGGCGACATCCGGATCGCGTTCCTGCGTGGCGCGCAACGCTACTGGCCGGCCATCGCGGTCTCCCACCTGGCCAACGGCATCCACGGGGTGGAGTACCTGTCCGGCGGCGTGTGGCGGGCCGCCACCATGAACAGCGACATGGGTCAGGCGTACGTGCTCGGCGCGGACGGCACCGACTTCCAGATCCGGGTGCGGGACGTCACCGGCGCGCTGATCAACGGCGGCCGGGTGTACCGGTTCTCGCTGCCGTCCTCGTGCGGCGGCACCTGCTCGGCCGCGTACACGCCGGTCGCCTACACCACGTCGGACGGCTCGACGGGGTCGCCGACCGCGTCGCCCAGCCCGACCGTGTCGCCCAGCCCGACCGTGTCGCCGAGCCCGACCATCTCGCCCAGCCCGACGGTTTCGCCGAGCCCGACGCCCACCGGCACGCCCCCGTCCGGTACGGGGTGCGCGGCGACCTGGACGGTCACCGGCGCGTGGGCGGGCGGTTTCCAGGCCGAGGTGACCGTGCGCAACACCGGCACGTCCGCCGCCACCGGATGGAGCAGTGAGGTCGTCTTCGCCGGCGGGCAGCGGTTGGTGAACGCGTGGAACGCCGCCGCGACCCAGACCGGCGCGCGGGTGACCGCCACGAACGCGGCCTGGAACGGCGCCCTACCGGCCGGCGGTTCCACCAGTTGGGGCCTGGTCGCCTCCGGCGACAACCAGGCGCCGTCCGAGCTGCGGTGCACGCTGCGGTGA
- a CDS encoding iron-sulfur cluster biosynthesis family protein: MLTMTDNAVLVIRDLAAQQDLADAGGLRIAADTDAGSLSIELVPQPVQGDQVVDTEGARIFLDSDAAELLNDTSVDAVVDDEGVVQFGFTEQD, translated from the coding sequence ATGCTGACCATGACCGACAACGCCGTTCTGGTGATCCGTGACCTCGCCGCCCAGCAGGACCTGGCCGACGCGGGTGGGCTGCGTATCGCCGCCGACACCGACGCCGGCTCGCTCTCCATCGAGTTGGTGCCGCAGCCCGTGCAGGGCGACCAGGTGGTGGACACCGAGGGGGCGCGGATCTTCCTGGACTCCGACGCCGCCGAGCTGCTCAACGACACCTCCGTCGACGCGGTCGTCGACGACGAGGGCGTCGTCCAGTTCGGTTTCACCGAGCAGGACTGA
- a CDS encoding PepSY domain-containing protein, with protein sequence MRRTSLVLAAAGGVAVLAVTGVALGVTAADRSSGRSTPAAVTVADDPARVGDDDSAGTAPGDDNPARSANGAEDDPARSTNGGDDNPARAATADDGSAPAATSGEDNPARQGRDDDGTGTAPAAGRAVSRQRAAEVALARTGGGRVTEIEAETEHGRPAWSVKVVRDGWRHEVKVDRGTGAVLAAERLRPDADDRGGRDDHSGRDDRGTDDRSDDHGHDHGDDRDDD encoded by the coding sequence ATGCGACGCACTTCCCTGGTGCTCGCGGCGGCCGGTGGGGTCGCCGTGCTGGCGGTGACCGGCGTGGCGCTCGGCGTGACCGCGGCGGACCGGTCGAGCGGGCGTTCCACACCGGCCGCCGTGACGGTGGCGGACGACCCGGCCCGGGTCGGTGACGACGATTCGGCCGGAACGGCGCCCGGCGACGACAACCCGGCTCGGTCGGCGAACGGGGCCGAGGACGATCCGGCCCGGTCGACGAACGGAGGCGACGACAATCCGGCCCGTGCGGCGACGGCCGACGACGGGTCGGCCCCGGCCGCCACGAGCGGTGAGGACAACCCGGCCCGGCAGGGCCGGGACGACGACGGCACGGGCACCGCCCCGGCGGCCGGCCGCGCGGTGAGCCGGCAGCGGGCCGCCGAGGTGGCGCTGGCCCGTACCGGCGGCGGCCGGGTCACCGAGATCGAGGCGGAGACCGAGCACGGCCGTCCGGCGTGGAGCGTGAAGGTCGTCCGGGACGGATGGCGGCACGAGGTCAAGGTCGACCGGGGCACCGGCGCGGTCCTGGCGGCCGAGCGGCTACGGCCCGACGCCGACGACCGGGGCGGACGCGACGACCACAGCGGACGCGACGACCGGGGCACGGACGACCGGAGCGACGACCACGGCCACGATCACGGCGACGATCGCGACGACGACTGA
- a CDS encoding response regulator transcription factor, whose product MARLLLIEDDLTIRTPLLRALREFGHAVAAASTALDGLRDALDDRPDLVVLDLGLPDLDGGELLRMLRAVSAVPVVVATARDDEVEIVRLLDAGADDYLVKPFTAAQLDARVRAVLRRAASGGATETALVVGGLRIDRRARQVTLDGAPVELTPREFDLLHHLAGRPGQVVTKRELLTEVWRIPYGGADKTVDVHLSWLRRKLGESAQAPRYLHTVRGVGVRLDVPGRDG is encoded by the coding sequence GTGGCGCGCCTGCTGCTCATCGAGGACGACCTGACCATCCGCACCCCGCTGCTGCGCGCCCTACGCGAGTTCGGGCACGCCGTCGCGGCGGCGTCGACCGCCCTGGACGGGCTGCGCGACGCCCTCGACGACCGGCCCGACCTGGTCGTGCTCGACCTCGGCCTGCCCGATCTGGACGGCGGCGAGTTGCTGCGGATGTTGCGCGCGGTAAGCGCGGTGCCGGTCGTGGTGGCGACCGCCCGCGACGACGAGGTCGAGATCGTCCGCCTGCTCGACGCGGGCGCCGACGACTACCTGGTGAAGCCGTTCACCGCCGCCCAACTGGACGCGCGGGTCCGCGCGGTGCTGCGACGCGCCGCGAGTGGCGGCGCGACCGAGACCGCGCTCGTGGTCGGCGGGCTGCGGATCGACAGGCGCGCACGCCAGGTCACGCTCGACGGCGCGCCGGTGGAGCTGACCCCCCGCGAGTTCGACCTGTTGCATCATCTGGCCGGCCGGCCCGGGCAGGTCGTCACCAAACGGGAGTTGCTCACCGAGGTCTGGCGGATCCCGTACGGCGGCGCCGACAAGACCGTCGACGTACACCTGTCCTGGTTGCGCCGCAAGCTCGGCGAGAGCGCCCAGGCGCCGCGCTACCTGCACACGGTGCGCGGCGTCGGGGTGCGGCTGGACGTGCCGGGGCGCGACGGGTGA